GCGCGAACAGCGGCTGGCCGTCCTCCACGGAACGGTACACCTCCAGGAGCGTGATCTCCTCCGGGGCGCGCGCCAGCCGGGCGCCGCCCGCGGCGCCCGGCTGCACCTCCACCAGCCCCGCGCGCCGCAGCGCGCCGACGATCCGGCGCACCACCACGGGGTTCGTGTTCACGCTGCGGGCGATCTGCTGCGAGCTGACCGCCTCCTCCCTGCGCCAGGTGAGGAACGCCAGCACGTGCACCGCCACCGCCACCCGGCTGCTCATGGTCGACATCGTAGGCTCCTGGTTCAACTGCAACCAGGATAGTTTCAGTTGTCGGGCGTGTCAAGGGAAACGGTCGCGGCACCCGCCTGGCCCGCTTCTTTCAAGGGATGCGGAATGGATGTTCCCCCACGCGAGGAGGTGTGATGAGTCCCCCCGTTTCCCGGCGCGACCGCTCCCCGGACCCGGTGCGCGACAACCTCAAGGAAGTGCGCCGGGGGCTGCTCCGCCTGCACAAGGCGCTGATCGACGCGGAGCGG
This genomic stretch from Longimicrobiaceae bacterium harbors:
- a CDS encoding Rrf2 family transcriptional regulator; this encodes MSTMSSRVAVAVHVLAFLTWRREEAVSSQQIARSVNTNPVVVRRIVGALRRAGLVEVQPGAAGGARLARAPEEITLLEVYRSVEDGQPLFALHSQQPCRECGVGANIQAALTEVFSEAQAAMEAVLARVTVAEVWESVFARMGHPGPCGAEGRRTA